A genomic stretch from Erwinia sp. E_sp_B01_1 includes:
- the tus gene encoding DNA replication terminus site-binding protein: MRYDAVENLHRCVTDLQTALSALTQGLPSLRLLMARIFELPAIHKGQEHDPLTEITVTQHLAKPALNLALAHYGRLFIQHQSESLSTKAAVRLPGAICFEASPEQAAIVREQVRVINNLKLRLEEIITLESGVPSEERFEFVHTHMRGLITLNAYRAITLLEAPDSLRFGWANKHIIKNVTREEVLEKLNKSLNSGRAMAPWSREQWAEKVTEEIERISSLPSSAKLKIKRPVKVQPIARVWNKQQQKQTQLACPSPLLVLCPDSASVPKLGELLNYDATNVAHRYKPQAIPLFSVIPRLHLYSDREH, from the coding sequence ATGCGATATGATGCGGTTGAGAACTTACATCGTTGCGTTACGGATTTGCAGACCGCTCTGTCAGCCCTCACGCAGGGTTTGCCCTCCCTGCGGCTGCTGATGGCGAGGATTTTTGAACTTCCGGCCATTCATAAAGGTCAGGAACACGATCCTCTGACTGAAATAACCGTGACGCAGCATCTGGCAAAACCTGCACTGAATCTGGCGCTGGCCCACTATGGCCGGTTATTTATCCAGCATCAGTCTGAATCATTAAGCACTAAAGCTGCTGTACGGCTGCCGGGGGCAATATGCTTTGAGGCCAGCCCGGAACAGGCGGCGATTGTACGAGAGCAGGTCAGGGTAATAAATAATCTTAAACTGCGGCTTGAAGAGATAATTACCCTTGAGTCAGGCGTTCCCAGCGAAGAACGGTTTGAATTTGTTCATACTCACATGCGTGGCCTGATAACCCTGAATGCTTATCGGGCTATTACCCTGCTTGAGGCACCAGACTCACTGCGTTTTGGCTGGGCGAATAAACACATTATAAAAAATGTCACCCGGGAAGAAGTGCTCGAAAAACTGAATAAAAGCCTTAACTCAGGACGGGCAATGGCGCCCTGGAGTCGTGAGCAGTGGGCTGAAAAAGTGACAGAAGAAATTGAGCGGATTAGTTCTTTACCTTCATCGGCAAAATTGAAGATAAAACGGCCGGTCAAGGTTCAGCCCATTGCCCGCGTATGGAATAAACAACAACAAAAGCAGACACAACTTGCCTGCCCTTCTCCTTTACTGGTTCTTTGTCCCGATTCTGCCAGCGTCCCAAAACTGGGGGAGTTGCTGAATTACGATGCCACTAATGTGGCACACCGATATAAGCCTCAGGCAATACCGCTGTTCTCCGTTATCCCCCGGTTGCATCTTTATAGCGACCGTGAGCATTAG
- a CDS encoding H-NS family nucleoid-associated regulatory protein has product MSETLKVLNNIRTLRAQAREVSLTELEEMLEKLEAVVNERRESEAAIASEVKEKEEKLAKYRQMLLDDGIDLSELTAAETTTGKSRAKRAPRPAKYQYTDENGETKSWTGQGRTPAVIKQALDQGKKLEDFLI; this is encoded by the coding sequence ATGAGCGAAACTCTGAAAGTATTAAATAACATTCGAACCCTTCGTGCACAGGCTCGTGAAGTTTCTTTAACTGAACTTGAAGAGATGCTGGAAAAACTCGAAGCGGTAGTTAATGAACGTCGTGAATCAGAAGCGGCTATCGCTTCTGAGGTCAAGGAAAAAGAAGAGAAGCTGGCGAAATATCGTCAGATGTTACTGGATGATGGTATCGATTTAAGCGAACTGACCGCTGCTGAAACCACTACCGGTAAATCGCGTGCTAAACGCGCTCCTCGCCCGGCAAAATATCAGTACACTGATGAAAACGGCGAAACTAAATCCTGGACCGGCCAGGGCCGTACCCCTGCTGTAATTAAGCAGGCGCTGGACCAGGGTAAAAAACTGGAAGACTTTTTGATCTAA
- a CDS encoding AbrB family transcriptional regulator: protein MKIPPLRWLWLILFSALAVLGLESLKLPAALLLGPMAVAIIFASRDKPLVISRTLFWLAQGVVGCMIARTIPASVFVEMAKNWPLFIFSIFSVIVASAFLGWVLTRWKILPGSTAIWGSSPGAATAMTLMAESYGADVRLVAFMQYLRVVIVAVAATVISRIWAPEVPQGNVVSSFHLIQPVAWGDFGLTLLLILAGLIASRLFRIPAGPLLLTLAGGVLFQDFGLVNIELPPVLLMAAYALIGWSIGLRFNRAILAYAAKALPRLLLAVLSLVAICGLLAFGLVHFAGIDPLTAYLATSPGGADSVAIIASSSHVDMSFVMSMQTGRFIIVLLTGPALARWVANSMAARDQKQGE, encoded by the coding sequence ATGAAAATACCGCCCTTGCGCTGGTTATGGCTGATTCTGTTTTCCGCGCTGGCAGTGCTGGGACTTGAAAGCCTGAAGCTTCCTGCTGCACTGTTACTGGGACCTATGGCAGTAGCGATTATCTTCGCCTCACGTGACAAACCTTTAGTTATTTCCCGCACTCTTTTCTGGCTGGCGCAGGGCGTAGTGGGCTGCATGATTGCCAGAACCATCCCTGCCTCAGTATTTGTTGAAATGGCAAAAAACTGGCCTTTATTTATCTTCAGCATCTTCTCGGTGATTGTTGCCAGTGCTTTCCTGGGATGGGTATTGACGCGCTGGAAGATATTACCCGGCTCAACGGCTATTTGGGGATCGTCGCCAGGTGCGGCTACAGCAATGACGTTGATGGCAGAAAGCTATGGTGCGGATGTGCGCCTGGTGGCTTTTATGCAATACCTTCGCGTGGTGATTGTGGCAGTAGCGGCTACGGTAATTTCCCGTATCTGGGCACCTGAAGTGCCTCAGGGCAACGTTGTTTCCAGCTTTCATTTAATTCAGCCGGTGGCCTGGGGGGATTTCGGTCTGACTTTGCTGTTAATTTTGGCAGGACTGATCGCCAGCCGGTTGTTTCGTATTCCCGCGGGGCCATTATTATTAACCCTGGCTGGAGGCGTGCTTTTTCAGGATTTTGGCCTGGTTAACATTGAATTGCCTCCTGTGTTATTAATGGCCGCTTATGCTCTGATTGGCTGGAGTATAGGATTACGATTCAATCGCGCGATTCTTGCCTATGCGGCAAAAGCGCTGCCGCGGCTGCTGCTGGCTGTTTTGAGCCTGGTGGCGATATGTGGACTGCTGGCGTTTGGCCTGGTGCATTTTGCCGGCATAGATCCGCTAACGGCTTATCTGGCGACCAGCCCGGGTGGTGCAGATTCTGTAGCTATTATCGCTTCCTCCAGTCATGTAGATATGTCCTTTGTTATGTCGATGCAGACTGGCCGCTTTATTATTGTGCTGTTAACGGGCCCGGCACTGGCTCGTTGGGTTGCTAATTCGATGGCGGCGCGAGATCAAAAACAGGGTGAATGA
- a CDS encoding choline transporter — MPTTELPRKEQQDRINPVVFYTSAVLILLFSLTTIFFTDLSDRWINNALEWVSNTFGWYYLLAATVYIVFVVVIAASRFGSIKLGPEQSKPEFSLMSWAAMLFAAGIGIDLMFFSVAEPVTQYMMPPEGQGQTMEAARQAMVWTLFHYGLTGWAMYALMGIALGYFSYRYGLPLTIRSALYPIFGKRINGPIGHTVDIAAVIGTIFGIATTLGIGVVQLNYGLNVLFHVPEGLTAQAALIALSVIMATISVTSGVNKGIRILSELNVLLALGLILFVLFVGDTSFLLNALVLNVGDYINRFMGMTLNSFAFDRPTEWMNNWTLFFWAWWVAWSPFVGLFLARISRGRTIRQFVVGTLTIPFIFTLLWLSIFGNSALNEIIHGNLAFAQETLAHPERGFYSLLAQYPAFSFSASVATITGLLFYVTSADSGSLVLGNFTSRLSDINNDAPNWLRIFWSLAIGLLTLGMLMVNGVSALQKTTVIMGLPFSFVIFFVMAGLYKSLRVEDHRRASSVASTPPIPVSRDDRLNWKQRISRVMHYPGSTHTKKMLDTVCLPAMQEVAVELERRGAQVQVSELPPLEDERLNHLEMLVTLGEEQSFLYQIWPQRYSVPAFTYRARSGKSDYFRLETFLLEGTQGNDLMDYTKEQIINDILDQYERHLTFLHIHREAPGNTMPFPESS, encoded by the coding sequence ATGCCGACGACTGAATTACCCAGGAAAGAACAGCAAGACCGTATAAATCCAGTGGTCTTTTACACCTCAGCAGTGCTGATTTTGCTATTTTCTCTCACCACGATTTTCTTCACGGATTTATCCGATCGGTGGATCAACAACGCCCTCGAATGGGTATCTAATACTTTTGGCTGGTATTATCTGCTGGCAGCGACCGTTTATATTGTCTTTGTCGTGGTCATTGCCGCCTCGCGCTTTGGTTCAATCAAACTCGGTCCTGAACAATCCAAACCTGAATTCAGCCTGATGAGCTGGGCGGCGATGCTGTTTGCCGCAGGGATTGGTATCGACCTGATGTTCTTCTCCGTGGCGGAACCCGTCACACAATATATGATGCCACCGGAAGGCCAGGGCCAGACCATGGAGGCCGCTCGTCAGGCAATGGTCTGGACACTGTTCCACTACGGTCTGACCGGTTGGGCAATGTATGCGTTGATGGGGATTGCGCTGGGCTATTTCAGCTACCGCTATGGCCTGCCATTGACCATCCGCTCTGCCCTGTACCCTATCTTCGGAAAGCGGATCAACGGCCCTATCGGCCACACTGTGGATATTGCCGCGGTGATTGGAACCATCTTCGGCATAGCCACTACCCTGGGTATCGGGGTAGTACAGCTCAACTATGGGCTGAATGTCCTGTTCCATGTGCCTGAAGGATTGACGGCACAGGCAGCACTGATTGCTCTTTCAGTGATCATGGCGACCATCTCCGTGACTTCGGGGGTGAATAAAGGCATTCGAATTCTGTCAGAACTCAATGTCCTCTTAGCCCTGGGACTCATCCTGTTTGTGCTGTTTGTGGGAGATACCAGTTTCCTGCTGAATGCGCTGGTGCTGAACGTGGGTGACTACATCAACCGCTTTATGGGCATGACGCTGAACAGCTTTGCGTTCGATCGTCCCACTGAGTGGATGAACAACTGGACGTTGTTCTTCTGGGCCTGGTGGGTTGCCTGGTCGCCGTTCGTAGGCCTGTTCCTGGCCCGTATTTCCCGTGGCCGTACGATTCGCCAGTTTGTCGTGGGCACGCTGACTATTCCGTTTATCTTCACCCTGCTGTGGCTGTCGATCTTCGGTAACAGCGCGCTGAATGAGATTATTCATGGCAACCTGGCTTTTGCTCAGGAAACGCTGGCGCACCCGGAGCGTGGATTCTACAGCCTGCTGGCGCAGTACCCTGCTTTCTCCTTCAGTGCTTCCGTAGCCACCATCACCGGCCTGCTGTTCTATGTTACCTCAGCGGATTCCGGTTCACTGGTGCTGGGTAACTTCACCTCACGGCTGAGCGATATCAATAACGATGCACCAAACTGGCTGCGCATCTTCTGGTCACTGGCGATCGGATTGTTGACGCTGGGTATGCTGATGGTCAATGGCGTATCCGCCCTGCAGAAAACCACGGTCATTATGGGGCTGCCCTTCAGCTTCGTGATTTTCTTTGTGATGGCCGGGTTATATAAATCCCTGCGGGTTGAAGACCACCGTCGCGCCAGCAGTGTTGCGAGCACGCCACCCATTCCGGTTTCCCGCGACGATCGTCTGAACTGGAAGCAGCGTATCTCCCGTGTGATGCACTATCCCGGAAGCACACACACCAAAAAGATGCTCGATACCGTTTGTCTGCCAGCCATGCAGGAAGTGGCGGTGGAACTGGAGCGCCGTGGCGCACAGGTTCAGGTTAGCGAACTTCCCCCTCTGGAAGATGAACGCCTGAATCATCTGGAGATGCTGGTAACCCTGGGTGAAGAGCAGAGCTTCCTCTATCAAATCTGGCCGCAGCGTTATTCCGTGCCGGCGTTTACCTACCGTGCGCGCAGTGGTAAGTCAGATTATTTCCGTCTGGAGACTTTCCTGCTGGAAGGAACCCAGGGTAATGATTTGATGGATTACACTAAAGAGCAGATCATTAATGACATACTCGACCAGTACGAACGTCATCTGACCTTCCTGCATATTCACCGGGAGGCGCCGGGTAATACCATGCCCTTCCCTGAAAGCAGCTGA
- a CDS encoding YdgH/BhsA/McbA-like domain containing protein — MKTLKMTLAALALTSVSFAGFAADIVNAEPVNQQQVGVVSASGTNLSSLEAQLAAKADAAGAKSFRVTSTTGNNRMHATAEIYQ; from the coding sequence ATGAAAACCCTGAAAATGACCCTGGCCGCCCTCGCCCTGACCTCCGTATCCTTTGCTGGTTTTGCTGCTGATATCGTGAATGCAGAACCTGTAAACCAACAGCAGGTGGGCGTGGTAAGCGCATCTGGTACTAACCTCTCCTCGCTGGAAGCCCAGTTAGCGGCCAAAGCTGATGCTGCAGGTGCAAAATCATTCCGCGTTACCTCCACTACAGGTAACAACCGTATGCACGCTACCGCAGAAATTTATCAGTAA
- a CDS encoding TetR/AcrR family transcriptional regulator has product MTEQELITRKGRGRPKTFDREAALDKALELFWRHGYEATSLADLVEATGAKAPTLYAEFTNKEGMFRAVVDRYIEKFGEQRHAALVCPDSGVASGVESYFRSTAACFTDGGKPAGCFFICTSTALSADSAEVADMLRARHTTQDNHLEEFLRSRQAAGELDQKTDIAALSAYLGCLLQGMSVRAREGAGRAELDGIIDTLMLQWPILSRTGCD; this is encoded by the coding sequence ATGACCGAACAGGAACTGATTACACGCAAGGGACGGGGACGGCCAAAAACCTTCGATCGTGAAGCCGCACTCGACAAAGCACTGGAACTGTTCTGGCGTCATGGTTATGAAGCTACCTCGCTGGCTGACCTGGTGGAGGCCACCGGCGCAAAAGCTCCGACGCTCTATGCGGAGTTTACAAATAAAGAAGGGATGTTCCGCGCAGTAGTCGATCGCTATATAGAAAAGTTTGGCGAGCAGCGTCATGCGGCGCTGGTCTGTCCTGACAGTGGCGTCGCAAGCGGCGTGGAAAGTTATTTCCGTTCCACTGCTGCCTGCTTCACGGACGGTGGGAAACCTGCTGGCTGTTTCTTTATCTGTACTTCAACGGCGCTTTCGGCGGATTCTGCCGAGGTGGCAGATATGCTGCGGGCACGCCACACTACTCAGGATAATCATCTGGAAGAGTTTCTCCGTAGCCGTCAGGCCGCGGGTGAACTTGACCAGAAAACTGACATTGCTGCGCTGTCTGCCTATCTGGGCTGCTTGCTTCAGGGGATGTCCGTAAGGGCCCGTGAAGGGGCAGGCAGGGCAGAACTGGATGGCATTATTGACACGCTTATGCTGCAATGGCCGATATTAAGCCGGACAGGCTGCGACTGA
- the msrA gene encoding peptide-methionine (S)-S-oxide reductase MsrA — MTIEYATIAGGCFWCTEAVFKQITGVVSVESGYIGGHTTHPTYRQVCEGDTGHAEAIRLGFDPQQVSYGDLLDISFATHDPTQLNRQGNDIGTQYRSAIFPADEAQAEEAKAAIIRAQQDHTSPIVTTIEGPAEWYPAEDYHQNYWEGEGQQNRYCMAVIPPKLQKLHKRFADRTK, encoded by the coding sequence ATGACTATTGAATATGCAACCATCGCCGGAGGCTGCTTCTGGTGTACCGAAGCCGTCTTCAAACAGATTACGGGCGTTGTTTCCGTGGAAAGTGGCTATATCGGTGGCCATACCACCCATCCCACTTATCGTCAGGTTTGTGAAGGCGACACGGGGCATGCCGAAGCTATCCGTCTGGGATTCGATCCGCAGCAGGTAAGTTATGGCGATCTGCTGGATATCAGCTTTGCCACTCACGATCCAACACAGTTAAATCGTCAGGGCAACGATATTGGCACGCAATACCGTTCCGCCATCTTCCCGGCTGATGAAGCACAGGCAGAAGAAGCCAAAGCAGCTATCATTCGTGCCCAGCAAGATCATACCAGCCCGATTGTGACTACTATTGAAGGCCCGGCTGAATGGTATCCTGCAGAGGATTACCACCAGAACTACTGGGAGGGTGAAGGGCAGCAAAACCGTTACTGTATGGCTGTGATCCCTCCTAAATTGCAGAAACTGCATAAACGTTTTGCCGACCGCACTAAATAG
- a CDS encoding MFS transporter — MNRLAPSATLDDSADRFSPSVPVTDGYIRRGTPQFMRVTLALFTAGLATFALLYCVQPILPVLSQEFGISPAASSLSLSISTGLLALGLLVTGPLSDAIGRKPVMVTALLLAAVCTLLSATMTSWHGILIMRALIGLSLSGVAAVGMTYLSEEVHPGVIAFSMGLYISGNSIGGMSGRLLSGVITDFTSWRIAVAVIGCFALASALMFCKILPPSRHFRPASLKPRSLLINFKLHWRDGGLPLLFAEGFLLMGAFVTLFNYIGYRLLAPPYSLNQAIVGLLSVVYLTGSWSSPKAGAMTARFGRAAVLLFATGFMLVGVLMTLLSSVWLILPGMMLFTAGFFAAHSVASGWIGPRAKRAKGQASSLYLFSYYLGSSVAGTLGGVFWHQFGWHGITAFISGLLLVALLVGNRLRSKKL, encoded by the coding sequence GTGAATCGCCTGGCACCTTCTGCGACGCTTGATGACAGCGCCGATCGCTTCTCCCCTTCTGTTCCTGTCACTGATGGCTATATCCGGCGGGGCACGCCGCAGTTTATGCGGGTCACTCTGGCCCTTTTTACCGCAGGACTGGCAACTTTTGCTCTGCTCTATTGCGTACAGCCTATATTGCCGGTGTTATCCCAGGAGTTTGGCATCTCACCGGCCGCCAGCAGTCTCTCCTTATCCATTTCAACCGGCCTGCTGGCGCTCGGCTTACTGGTCACTGGCCCGCTCTCTGATGCAATAGGCCGCAAGCCGGTAATGGTGACTGCACTGTTGCTGGCGGCAGTCTGTACGCTGCTTTCAGCGACCATGACCAGCTGGCATGGCATTCTGATTATGCGGGCGCTGATCGGGCTTTCACTAAGCGGCGTTGCTGCTGTTGGCATGACTTATCTCAGTGAAGAAGTGCATCCGGGGGTGATCGCTTTTTCAATGGGCCTCTACATTAGCGGTAACTCAATAGGCGGTATGAGCGGGAGACTGTTAAGCGGTGTGATAACCGACTTCACTTCGTGGCGCATCGCCGTAGCGGTTATCGGCTGTTTTGCCCTGGCATCGGCGCTGATGTTCTGTAAAATCCTGCCGCCCTCACGCCATTTCCGCCCCGCCTCGCTGAAACCGCGTAGTTTGCTGATCAACTTCAAGCTTCACTGGCGAGATGGTGGCCTGCCGTTGCTGTTTGCCGAAGGTTTTCTGCTGATGGGTGCCTTTGTGACGCTGTTCAATTACATCGGTTATCGTTTGCTTGCTCCTCCTTATTCACTCAACCAGGCCATCGTGGGGTTACTCTCGGTGGTCTACCTGACCGGGTCCTGGAGTTCCCCCAAAGCGGGCGCGATGACTGCCCGGTTTGGGCGCGCTGCCGTGCTGCTGTTTGCGACTGGATTCATGTTGGTTGGGGTGCTGATGACGCTGCTCAGTTCTGTCTGGCTAATCCTGCCCGGCATGATGCTGTTCACGGCAGGCTTTTTTGCCGCTCATTCGGTTGCCAGCGGCTGGATTGGCCCACGGGCAAAACGGGCTAAAGGCCAGGCCAGCTCGCTCTATCTGTTCAGCTATTATCTGGGATCGAGTGTTGCAGGTACGCTCGGCGGGGTGTTCTGGCATCAGTTTGGCTGGCACGGCATCACCGCGTTTATCAGCGGACTGTTGCTGGTGGCTCTGCTGGTGGGAAATCGTCTGAGGAGTAAAAAGCTGTAA
- a CDS encoding LysR substrate-binding domain-containing protein yields MTIELRHLRYFIAVAEELHFGRAAQRLNISQPPLSQQIQILEQQIGARLFARTNRSVRLTAAGEQFLTDARQIMQSVAQAADKAARLHRGDEGELRIGFTSSAPFITAVSDALYTFRRQHPGVHIQMQEINTRQQLQPLHEGRLDLGVMRNTPLPETLDHELMLREPLCAVLPREHRLAGRAAISVKELEEEPFVFFDPQVGTALYTEILALLHRYGIAPNVAQEVGEAMTILGLVATGLGVSILPASFSRIRLEDVSWVALKEQDAWSEVWLVWSRRREATAAVKRMKALLLKQTNAGISAG; encoded by the coding sequence ATGACTATTGAGCTGCGTCATTTACGGTACTTTATTGCGGTGGCGGAAGAGTTGCACTTTGGCCGCGCCGCACAGCGGCTGAATATTTCACAACCGCCGCTGAGCCAGCAAATTCAAATTCTCGAACAGCAGATTGGTGCCCGGTTATTCGCCCGCACTAACCGCAGCGTGCGATTAACGGCTGCGGGCGAACAGTTTTTAACCGATGCCAGGCAAATAATGCAGAGTGTGGCTCAGGCCGCCGATAAGGCCGCAAGGCTGCACCGGGGGGACGAGGGCGAGCTGAGGATCGGGTTCACCTCGTCCGCGCCTTTTATTACTGCGGTATCAGATGCGCTGTACACTTTTCGCCGCCAGCACCCTGGCGTCCATATTCAGATGCAGGAAATCAATACGCGCCAGCAGCTGCAGCCGCTGCATGAAGGCCGGCTGGATCTTGGCGTAATGCGTAATACACCGCTGCCGGAAACCCTTGACCATGAGCTGATGCTGCGCGAGCCCCTTTGTGCAGTGCTACCCCGGGAGCACCGGCTGGCAGGCAGGGCGGCTATTTCCGTAAAGGAACTGGAAGAGGAACCCTTTGTCTTTTTTGACCCGCAGGTGGGTACCGCGCTTTACACAGAGATTCTGGCGCTGCTCCATCGCTATGGCATTGCGCCGAATGTTGCTCAGGAGGTTGGCGAAGCCATGACCATTCTTGGCCTGGTGGCAACTGGCCTGGGCGTTTCGATCCTGCCAGCCTCATTCAGCCGTATCCGGCTGGAGGATGTCAGCTGGGTGGCTCTGAAAGAGCAGGATGCCTGGTCTGAAGTCTGGCTGGTCTGGTCAAGACGTCGGGAAGCTACCGCCGCAGTGAAACGCATGAAAGCGCTGCTTCTTAAGCAGACAAATGCTGGAATATCCGCCGGCTGA
- a CDS encoding ROK family protein — MIADGQPGHIDQIKQTNAGAVYRLIDRFGPISRIELSKKALLAPASITKIVREMLEAHLVQETEFQEAGSRGRPAVGLILDTQAWHYLSVRIGNGEITLALRDLSSQLVVEDLCPLPVEASDPLLTRIVAVIDAFFIRHQQRLERLTAIAITLPGILNARTGIVHRMPFYQVTDMPLGPELEKRSGLPVYIQHDVCAWTLAESLFGASQEAKNVIQVVIDHQVGAGVISGGRLLHNGSSTLVEIGHIQVDPQGKQCYCGNHGCLETVASSENLLELANQRLLTATHTLLSEAPLTLDSLCDAAIKGDPLARELIAGVGQSVGRIVAIMVNLFNPQKILIGSPLNQASEILFPAISDCIQRQSLPDYSQQIEVEPTQFYNVGTMPGAALVKDALYNGTLLVKLLQG, encoded by the coding sequence GTGATAGCGGACGGTCAGCCTGGCCACATCGACCAGATCAAACAGACAAACGCAGGGGCAGTTTATCGGCTGATCGATCGGTTTGGTCCCATTTCGCGTATTGAATTGTCCAAAAAAGCGCTGCTGGCGCCCGCCAGCATCACTAAAATTGTTCGCGAGATGCTTGAAGCCCACCTGGTGCAGGAAACCGAGTTTCAGGAAGCCGGAAGTCGTGGGCGGCCTGCCGTGGGTCTAATCCTGGATACTCAAGCCTGGCACTATCTTTCAGTGCGCATTGGCAATGGGGAAATTACCCTGGCCTTAAGGGATTTAAGCAGCCAGCTGGTGGTTGAGGATCTCTGCCCGTTACCCGTTGAAGCCAGCGATCCTTTGCTCACCCGTATCGTTGCCGTGATTGACGCCTTTTTTATTCGCCATCAGCAAAGGCTGGAACGCCTGACCGCGATTGCCATCACCTTACCCGGCATTCTGAACGCCCGCACCGGCATCGTTCACCGTATGCCTTTCTACCAGGTTACCGATATGCCCCTGGGGCCAGAGCTGGAAAAACGCAGCGGACTACCGGTCTATATCCAGCATGATGTCTGCGCCTGGACCCTTGCCGAATCACTGTTTGGCGCCTCGCAGGAGGCTAAAAACGTCATTCAGGTGGTGATTGATCATCAGGTAGGGGCCGGGGTTATCAGCGGCGGCAGGCTGTTGCATAACGGCAGCAGTACGCTGGTGGAGATCGGTCATATTCAGGTCGATCCACAGGGTAAGCAGTGCTACTGCGGGAATCACGGATGCCTGGAAACCGTAGCCAGCAGCGAAAATTTGCTGGAACTGGCGAATCAGCGTTTACTCACTGCCACACATACCCTGCTGAGTGAAGCGCCGCTTACACTTGATTCACTTTGTGATGCCGCAATCAAGGGCGATCCGCTGGCCAGAGAACTGATCGCCGGCGTGGGGCAAAGTGTGGGACGTATCGTGGCGATCATGGTTAATCTGTTTAATCCACAAAAAATTCTGATTGGTTCTCCCCTGAACCAGGCCAGTGAAATTCTGTTTCCTGCCATTTCCGACTGCATTCAGCGCCAGTCTTTACCCGATTACAGCCAGCAAATAGAAGTCGAACCGACGCAATTTTACAATGTCGGCACCATGCCCGGCGCTGCTCTGGTGAAAGATGCCCTGTATAACGGCACTCTTCTGGTGAAATTGCTGCAGGGCTGA
- the bioD gene encoding dethiobiotin synthase, with product MLKQIFVTGTDTEVGKTVVSRALLQKLSEGGKRTAGYKPVAKSSQQTEEGPRNKDALVLQSSSSLVLPYTAINPVTVVDDEVSTSRETSVDFLTLSNGLRALSAQSDHVVVEGTGGWRSLMNDMRPLSEWVAEEKLPVIMVVGIKLGCISHALLTAEAIINDGLPLMGWVANRINPGLAHYAEIIDVLIGKIPAPILGELPYLPKAETRELAKYLHFGPLGL from the coding sequence ATGTTGAAGCAGATATTTGTCACTGGCACCGATACCGAGGTGGGGAAAACAGTGGTCAGCCGTGCACTCCTGCAAAAGCTCTCAGAGGGAGGGAAACGGACGGCAGGGTACAAACCCGTTGCCAAGAGCAGCCAGCAGACGGAAGAGGGGCCAAGAAATAAAGATGCGCTGGTTCTGCAATCCTCCTCCTCGCTTGTTTTGCCCTATACCGCGATCAATCCGGTCACGGTTGTGGATGATGAAGTGAGTACAAGCCGTGAAACGTCAGTCGATTTCCTGACGCTGAGCAACGGACTGCGGGCTTTGTCTGCACAGTCTGATCATGTCGTAGTAGAAGGAACGGGGGGTTGGCGCAGCCTGATGAACGATATGAGGCCACTGTCAGAATGGGTAGCAGAAGAGAAACTCCCGGTGATTATGGTGGTGGGCATCAAACTGGGCTGTATCAGCCATGCATTACTGACGGCAGAAGCGATAATCAACGACGGATTGCCTTTGATGGGGTGGGTCGCCAACCGCATTAATCCCGGACTGGCGCACTATGCGGAAATTATTGATGTGCTGATCGGTAAAATTCCGGCTCCGATCCTGGGTGAATTACCCTATCTGCCCAAGGCAGAAACGCGTGAACTGGCAAAATATCTGCACTTTGGCCCACTGGGCCTTTGA